The Primulina eburnea isolate SZY01 chromosome 8, ASM2296580v1, whole genome shotgun sequence genome contains a region encoding:
- the LOC140838896 gene encoding sufE-like protein 1, chloroplastic/mitochondrial: protein MSVYSRIPYSLLLHHTNTLISNTIKASSLLRSPTHKLFFFNPVTMQRIPTKKPNFSAPPSVSLQPVEELPPKLQDIINLFQGVQEPKAKYEQLLFYGRNLNPLESQYKTNDNKVQGCVSQVWVRAYLDSDKNVIFEADSDSVLTKGLAALLVQGLSGRPVDEIVRVSPDFVVLLGLQQSLTPSRNNGFLNMLKLMQKKALQLYVEAEKAGNSTGEEFGKRPVENSNLEPNDGGGDDGSKSSETYTGIDSGNGGLLGSRGMRIKEMLEKELRPLELEVEDISYQHAGHSNFRGSDAETHFNVKVVSEEFEGKSLVKRHRLIYSLLQDELQGGLHALSIVAKTPAEDGNP, encoded by the coding sequence ATGTCAGTTTATAGCAGAATCCCATACTCCCTCCTCCTCCACCATACAAACACCCTAATTTCGAATACCATAAAAGCCTCATCTTTGTTACGGTCACCAACCCACAAATTGTTCTTCTTTAATCCCGTTACGATGCAAAGAATACCTACAAAGAAACCCAATTTTTCCGCTCCGCCTTCGGTTTCTCTTCAACCCGTTGAAGAGCTGCCACCTAAGCTACAGGATATTATCAATCTTTTCCAGGGAGTTCAAGAACCAAAGGCCAAGTATGAGCAATTGTTATTCTATGGAAGAAACCTGAACCCTTTGGAGTCTCAGTATAAAACCAATGATAACAAAGTGCAAGGTTGTGTTTCTCAGGTGTGGGTCAGAGCATACCTtgatagtgataaaaatgtTATCTTTGAGGCCGATTCTGATTCTGTTCTCACTAAAGGGCTCGCTGCCTTGCTAGTTCAAGGTCTATCGGGCCGGCCTGTGGATGAGATTGTGAGGGTATCACCTGATTTTGTGGTGCTTTTGGGGTTGCAACAGAGTTTAACTCCTTCTCGGAATAATGGATTCTTGAATATGTTGAAATTGATGCAAAAGAAGGCTTTGCAGCTGTATGTCGAAGCTGAAAAGGCAGGAAATTCAACTGGTGAAGAATTTGGAAAAAGACCGGTTGAAAATTCAAATTTGGAGCCGAATGATGGTGGTGGAGATGATGGATCGAAATCTAGTGAAACTTATACTGGTATTGATTCAGGCAATGGAGGTTTGTTGGGCAGTAGAGGGATGCGGATTAAAGAGATGCTGGAGAAAGAGCTCCGGCCCTTAGAATTGGAAGTTGAGGATATATCTTATCAGCACGCCGGGCATTCAAATTTTCGAGGAAGTGACGCTGAGACGCATTTCAATGTAAAAGTGGTTTCTGAAGAATTTGAAGGGAAAAGCTTGGTTAAGAGGCACAGATTGATTTACAGCTTGTTGCAAGACGAGTTGCAGGGTGGATTACATGCTTTGTCGATTGTGGCAAAAACGCCAGCCGAAGATGGCAATCCGTGA
- the LOC140839028 gene encoding uncharacterized protein, producing MYRYEPRDEKSSLEQMMSKFISATETRFQNQDASIKGLENQIGERLLLQLDQLEEFRNLAYDLALSYKEKTKKAHDKRIIEREFKEGENVLLYNSRLGLFPGKLKSRWSSPFVISKVYPSGAVELQDGKDETFTVNAQRLKHYMSGTIEPQLGITRFQDYPN from the exons ATGTATCGATATGAGCCTCGAGATGAGAAATCTAgtttggagcaaatgatgtctaagttcatTTCAGCCACCGAGACTAGATTTCAAAACCAGGATGCATCAATAAAGGGCTTGGAGAATCAGATAG GTGAACGACTTCTGCtgcaactggatcagttggaggaattccgGAATCTAGCATATGATCTTGCACTGTCATACAAGGAGAAAACAAAGAAGGCTCATGACAAACGGATCATCGAAAGGGAATTCAAGGAAGGTGAAAATGTCCTGCTCTACAACTCTCGATTGGGACTATTTCCCGGAAAGttgaagtcgcgatggtctAGTCCATTCGTGATTTCCAAAGTTTACCCATCGGGGGCTGTAGAATTGCAAGACGGAAAGGATGagacatttacggtcaatgcaCAGCGGCTAAAGCACTACATGAGTGGCACAATTGaaccacaacttggaatcacccggttccaagactATCCGAACTGA